One Ananas comosus cultivar F153 linkage group 1, ASM154086v1, whole genome shotgun sequence DNA window includes the following coding sequences:
- the LOC109706899 gene encoding RING finger protein 44-like isoform X1 produces the protein MAYRNIICTHQISGLEPEEGHTQGNPIDFPNRSAPLSISASNASNIEIQHYRSYHNRTMYPGNQYNYIPNCHPIPNLDVGSSLTSNFYNPHIGPSSSSRVFAIPSPIEHQAIVAANMDGFGRNGNLVESARESSKRKIMESFPGNYCAFNGFPSSSSSSYESDVPSPNAATFTPLEYRGGENIQPPEEYSRTVRDLPIVHHNNYLSPANYGGQSFQPSTNTWVAQNGNTMSHGGMHWNYVNGTSDVHGSLHHGSIPYFHQNQPPLQSMQPHGLVHHTDMPANYQHPFHNLLIGGLNPSNSGPHLGHRFPPFPSNAEHIYRNPWHLIQGNAEFNRGSVRMVPSEHAAFAEFSGVDEHRDMRLDIDSMTYEELLALEEQIGDVNTGLTEEFILKNLRTSKYIPWLKPSLSDKESKSDRENEACVICQVEYKERETIATLNCGHKYHRTCIKQWLLLKNLCPICKVSALSIDSREGRGCLE, from the exons ATGGCATACAGAAACATTATCTGCACTCATCAAATTTCTGGACTTGAACCTGAGGAAGGCCACACGCAAGGAAACCCTATTGATTTCCCGAACAGAAGCGCACCACTTTCCATATCAGCAAGCAATGCTTCGAATATTGAAATCCAACATTACCGAAGTTATCACAATAGAACTATGTATCCTGGCAACCAGTATAATTATATTCCGAATTGCCACCCAATTCCAAATCTAGATGTGGGTTCTTCTCTGACTTCCAACTTCTACAACCCTCACATTGGGCCCTCATCTTCGAGCAGAGTTTTCGCTATACCATCTCCCATTGAGCACCAAGCTATTGTTGCTGCTAATATGGATGGGTTTGGAAGAAACGGTAATTTGGTGGAAAGTGCAAGAGAATCTAGCAAGAGGAAAATCATGGAATCTTTTCCAGGAAACTATTGTGCTTTTAATGGATTTCCGAGCTCAAGTTCATCCTCTTACGAATCTGATGTTCCTTCACCAAATGCTGCAACTTTTACCCCATTAGAATATCGAGGAGGTGAAAATATACAACCCCCTGAGGAATATTCTAGAACTGTGAGGGACCTTCCTATTGTGCATCATAATAACTACTTGTCTCCAGCAAATTACGGGGGGCAGTCATTCCAGCCTTCGACTAATACATGGGTGGCTCAGAATGGGAACACTATGTCTCATGGAGGAATGCATTGGAATTACGTTAATGGAACCAGTGATGTGCATG GTAGCCTACATCATGGATCAATACCttattttcatcaaaatcaGCCACCTCTACAAAGTATGCAACCTCATGGTCTTGTCCATCATACTGATATGCCTGCCAATTACCAGCACCCTTTCCATAACTTGCTCATCGGAGGTTTAAATCCTTCGAATAGTGGTCCTCATTTAGGTCACAGATTCCCACCTTTTCCATCCAATGCTGAACATATTTATAGAAATCCTTGGCATCTAATTCAGGGAAATGCTGAATTCAACCGTGGAAGTGTGAGGATGGTGCCATCAGAG CATGCTGCTTTTGCGGAGTTCTCTGGAGTTGATGAGCACAGAGACATGCGATTGGATATAGACAGCATGACTTACGAG GAGCTTCTAGCTTTGGAAGAACAAATAGGAGACGTCAATACTGGCTTGACAGAGGAATTCATCTTGAAGAACTTAAGGACTAGTAAATACATTCCATGGTTGAAACCATCACTCTCGGATAAAGAGTCCAAATCTGATCGAGAGAATGAAGCTTGTGTTATATGCCAG GTGGAGTACAAGGAGAGAGAAACCATAGCAACCCTCAACTGCGGCCACAAGTACCACCGCACCTGCATCAAACAATGGCTGCTGTTAAAGAACCTGTGCCCGATTTGCAAAGTATCGGCTTTATCGATAGATAGCAGGGAGGGTCGAGGGTGTTTAGAGTAA
- the LOC109706899 gene encoding uncharacterized protein LOC109706899 isoform X2, with amino-acid sequence MAYRNIICTHQISGLEPEEGHTQGNPIDFPNRSAPLSISASNASNIEIQHYRSYHNRTMYPGNQYNYIPNCHPIPNLDVGSSLTSNFYNPHIGPSSSSRVFAIPSPIEHQAIVAANMDGFGRNGNLVESARESSKRKIMESFPGNYCAFNGFPSSSSSSYESDVPSPNAATFTPLEYRGANYGGQSFQPSTNTWVAQNGNTMSHGGMHWNYVNGTSDVHGSLHHGSIPYFHQNQPPLQSMQPHGLVHHTDMPANYQHPFHNLLIGGLNPSNSGPHLGHRFPPFPSNAEHIYRNPWHLIQGNAEFNRGSVRMVPSEHAAFAEFSGVDEHRDMRLDIDSMTYEELLALEEQIGDVNTGLTEEFILKNLRTSKYIPWLKPSLSDKESKSDRENEACVICQVEYKERETIATLNCGHKYHRTCIKQWLLLKNLCPICKVSALSIDSREGRGCLE; translated from the exons ATGGCATACAGAAACATTATCTGCACTCATCAAATTTCTGGACTTGAACCTGAGGAAGGCCACACGCAAGGAAACCCTATTGATTTCCCGAACAGAAGCGCACCACTTTCCATATCAGCAAGCAATGCTTCGAATATTGAAATCCAACATTACCGAAGTTATCACAATAGAACTATGTATCCTGGCAACCAGTATAATTATATTCCGAATTGCCACCCAATTCCAAATCTAGATGTGGGTTCTTCTCTGACTTCCAACTTCTACAACCCTCACATTGGGCCCTCATCTTCGAGCAGAGTTTTCGCTATACCATCTCCCATTGAGCACCAAGCTATTGTTGCTGCTAATATGGATGGGTTTGGAAGAAACGGTAATTTGGTGGAAAGTGCAAGAGAATCTAGCAAGAGGAAAATCATGGAATCTTTTCCAGGAAACTATTGTGCTTTTAATGGATTTCCGAGCTCAAGTTCATCCTCTTACGAATCTGATGTTCCTTCACCAAATGCTGCAACTTTTACCCCATTAGAATATCGAGGAG CAAATTACGGGGGGCAGTCATTCCAGCCTTCGACTAATACATGGGTGGCTCAGAATGGGAACACTATGTCTCATGGAGGAATGCATTGGAATTACGTTAATGGAACCAGTGATGTGCATG GTAGCCTACATCATGGATCAATACCttattttcatcaaaatcaGCCACCTCTACAAAGTATGCAACCTCATGGTCTTGTCCATCATACTGATATGCCTGCCAATTACCAGCACCCTTTCCATAACTTGCTCATCGGAGGTTTAAATCCTTCGAATAGTGGTCCTCATTTAGGTCACAGATTCCCACCTTTTCCATCCAATGCTGAACATATTTATAGAAATCCTTGGCATCTAATTCAGGGAAATGCTGAATTCAACCGTGGAAGTGTGAGGATGGTGCCATCAGAG CATGCTGCTTTTGCGGAGTTCTCTGGAGTTGATGAGCACAGAGACATGCGATTGGATATAGACAGCATGACTTACGAG GAGCTTCTAGCTTTGGAAGAACAAATAGGAGACGTCAATACTGGCTTGACAGAGGAATTCATCTTGAAGAACTTAAGGACTAGTAAATACATTCCATGGTTGAAACCATCACTCTCGGATAAAGAGTCCAAATCTGATCGAGAGAATGAAGCTTGTGTTATATGCCAG GTGGAGTACAAGGAGAGAGAAACCATAGCAACCCTCAACTGCGGCCACAAGTACCACCGCACCTGCATCAAACAATGGCTGCTGTTAAAGAACCTGTGCCCGATTTGCAAAGTATCGGCTTTATCGATAGATAGCAGGGAGGGTCGAGGGTGTTTAGAGTAA